The DNA window GCAGAGAAAAAAGTGAGAATGAATCTTTTAATGACGGTTTTTGCCATTTTGGGATACGCTGCAGACTAAAATTACGTTAAATAATCATAAAAAAAAATCTATTGGCAAAAAAGTTATATTTTTGCAAATTAGTAAATCGGCTGAATAATCCGAAAACTGTTGAACTTTTTATATGAAAAAATATATTTTAGGTATTTTTACTGTAGCAGTAGTAGCTTCGTGCGTAAGTAAGCAGGAAAGAGCAATGAAAAGTGCGGATAAAAATCTTATCTTAAAAACTGCCAATGAAAACTTTGCTAAAAAGAAGTGGAAAAACGCTTTAGCACTTTACGACAGGCTTCCGAACCTTGTTGCAGGAACAGATGATGCTCCCAATGTGGTTTTTAATTCGGCGTATGCGAATTATTACGATAAAAACTACAGATTAGCGGGAAATCAGTTTAAAAATTTTGCGATCAGCTTTCCTCAGGATAAAAGAAGGGAAGAGGCAGCATATATGTCTGCTTTGTGTTACTACGAAGGTTCAATGGATTATAATCTGGATCAGTCTACCACACAAACTGCGATTAATGAGCTTCAGGATTTCTTAAATAATTATCCTAATTCAGAAAGATCTAAAAATATCAATACTCTTATTGACGAATTGTCTTACAAGCTTGAATTCAAAGCGTATGAAAATGCAAGACAGTACTATAAAATGGCAGAATACAAAGCAGCCAACGTAGCATTTGAAAACGTTCTGGAAGATTTTCCGAGTACAAAACTTCGTCCGCAGATTTATGATTACATCGTAAAATCCCGTTACGAGCTCGCTACAAAATCTATTTATGATCTTAAAGATGAGCGTATAGAAAGTGCGTTATCTTTCACAAAACAGATCGAAAAGGAAATGCCGAATACGGAAGTTGCTAAAACTGCTTTGGAAATCAGAAGTAAGCTTGAAAAAGAAAAGAAAGATTTTGCGGTAGTTAAGAAGAATACAGAAGCAAGAATTGCTGCTTTAACAGAAAAACAGAAAAAGCTGGAAGCAAAGAATGCAGAACAGGCAAAAACGATCCAGCAGGAGAAAGATCAGATAGAAGCAGAAAAGAAAGCAATGCAGATTCAGAGGGACAGTGCAGCGCTTAGCACACCTCCGCCGGCGGCGACTTTCAAAATTAAAAGATAATTCGTAAATTTGCGAACTTAAATAAAAATAATATTCTCAAAATGAGTGTAAAAGATACAAAAGCAGAAGTAAATACCATTACTTACGATAAGGATAAGATTGAAGACAAAGTAGGCTCAATCTACGAAGCGATTGTTATCATGGGAAAAAGAGCAGAGCAGATCAACGCTGAAATTCGTACAGAACTTCACAATAAGCTTGATGAGTTTGCTGTTCATAATTCTACATTGGAAGAAGTTTTCGAAAACAGAGAACAGATAGAAATTTCTAAGCATTACGAAAAACTTCCAAAGCCGACTTCTATTGCAATTGAAGAATGGCTGAACGATGATGTGTACTTCAGAAAAACTGAAGAGAGAAAATAAAAATCAGTGTATTTTTTATATATGAAGGTCATAAGGAAATCTTTTTCTTATGACCTTTGTTGTTTGGACAGCTTTGTGAGAAAAAATAAGTAAATTAGTATTCTTAAAAAATTAAAATTGAATGAGTCTTTCCGGTAAAAAAATTCTCATCGCGATTTCCGGAGGAATTGCAGCCTATAAAATCCATTTTCTGATCCGTGATTTTGTAAAAAAAGGAGCCGAAATTCAGGTGATTATGACGCCTGATGCAGAAAATTTCGTTACGAAACTCAGTATTTCCACTTTATCTAAGAAGCCGGTTTATTCAGACTTTTACAGCGATAACGGAACGTGGAACAGTCACGTGGAAATGGCTTTGTGGGCAGATGTCATGATTGTTGCGCCATGCACGGCAAGTACATTGTCTAAAATGGTTCATGGGTTATGCGATAATCTTGTAATTGCAACGTATATGTCTGCAAAATGTCCTGTTTTTATTGCTCCTGCAATGGATCTGGATATGTATGCACATCCGTCTACAACAAAAAATCTGGAATTGGCAGAAAGTTTCGGACACCATATTATTCCGGCGGAAAGCGGAGAACTGGCAAGCGGATTAATCGGGCAGGGAAGAATGGCAGAACCGGAAACCATAGTACAAACAATCGAAGATTTTTTTGACTCCAAAACTGAAAAAACATTAGCAGGAAAAACGGTTTTAATTACAGCAGGACCTACGTATGAAGCCATTGATCCTGTGAGATTCATCGGAAACCATTCCTCTGGCAAAATGGGCTTTTCTCTGGCGGAAGAAGCCGCAAAAAGAGGCGCAAAAGTAATCTTAATTTCGGGACCGAGCTCTCAGAAAATCAATAATAAAAATGTTGAATTACACAAAGTAACCTCAGCAAAAGAAATGTTATCGAAAGTTCTGGAATTTTACGATACAACAGACATCGGAATTGCAAGTGCTGCCGTTGCAGATTACGCTCCGAAAGAAGTGGCAAAGGAAAAAATCAAAAAGAATGACGAAAATTTAACGATTGAACTGGTTAAAAATCCGGACATTCTTAAAACCATGGGTGAGAAGAAAACCCATCAGTTTTTAGTCGGTTTTGCGTTGGAAACTCAGAATGAAGAGGAAAATGCCAAAGGAAAACTGGAAAAGAAAAATCTGGATATGATCGTCCTGAATTCTCTCCGTGATGAAGGAGCCGGTTTTAAAAATGATACCAATAAAATAAAGATATTTACCAAAACGGAAAAAACAGAATTTGATCTGAAATCTAAAGAAGATGTGGCAAAAGACATTTTGGATTTTGTTGAGTCTCAACTTTTAAAATAATTTTAATAAATTTCCGTTCTCAATTTTTAGAAGATAATGAAAAAATTTTTAAGCATATTTTTACTTCTGTTTTTATTCAGTCAGAGTTTTTCTCAGGAGTTACTGGCAACCGTACAGGTAAATTCCCAGCAATTGGGAGGAAGTAACCAGTCTGCCTACAAAGCTCTGGAGAAAAGTTTGAGAGATTTCATCAACAATACAA is part of the Chryseobacterium indicum genome and encodes:
- a CDS encoding DNA-directed RNA polymerase subunit omega, translating into MSVKDTKAEVNTITYDKDKIEDKVGSIYEAIVIMGKRAEQINAEIRTELHNKLDEFAVHNSTLEEVFENREQIEISKHYEKLPKPTSIAIEEWLNDDVYFRKTEERK
- the coaBC gene encoding bifunctional phosphopantothenoylcysteine decarboxylase/phosphopantothenate--cysteine ligase CoaBC is translated as MSLSGKKILIAISGGIAAYKIHFLIRDFVKKGAEIQVIMTPDAENFVTKLSISTLSKKPVYSDFYSDNGTWNSHVEMALWADVMIVAPCTASTLSKMVHGLCDNLVIATYMSAKCPVFIAPAMDLDMYAHPSTTKNLELAESFGHHIIPAESGELASGLIGQGRMAEPETIVQTIEDFFDSKTEKTLAGKTVLITAGPTYEAIDPVRFIGNHSSGKMGFSLAEEAAKRGAKVILISGPSSQKINNKNVELHKVTSAKEMLSKVLEFYDTTDIGIASAAVADYAPKEVAKEKIKKNDENLTIELVKNPDILKTMGEKKTHQFLVGFALETQNEEENAKGKLEKKNLDMIVLNSLRDEGAGFKNDTNKIKIFTKTEKTEFDLKSKEDVAKDILDFVESQLLK
- a CDS encoding outer membrane protein assembly factor BamD is translated as MKKYILGIFTVAVVASCVSKQERAMKSADKNLILKTANENFAKKKWKNALALYDRLPNLVAGTDDAPNVVFNSAYANYYDKNYRLAGNQFKNFAISFPQDKRREEAAYMSALCYYEGSMDYNLDQSTTQTAINELQDFLNNYPNSERSKNINTLIDELSYKLEFKAYENARQYYKMAEYKAANVAFENVLEDFPSTKLRPQIYDYIVKSRYELATKSIYDLKDERIESALSFTKQIEKEMPNTEVAKTALEIRSKLEKEKKDFAVVKKNTEARIAALTEKQKKLEAKNAEQAKTIQQEKDQIEAEKKAMQIQRDSAALSTPPPAATFKIKR